The bacterium genome has a segment encoding these proteins:
- a CDS encoding O-antigen ligase family protein, with protein sequence MERQTSITSALDAGDRAHRSPAGRECRPPATGGAPAAAPSQAFARRALVMALVLCAAGVPMLPTNPMKVAGTLLAGCVLLIGGCVALRSGESLRRSPLDAPVVIFGALAVLATVLGVHPRASFLPSPARGDGLLDYFVFLPMALGAARLSGLEVREVLAVLLGAGALIGAAGAGQFYGFDATRWIGNAPFDYGFRSWGTLANPDFLGGYAALVLPIGLAIAAGAHELHRRRWAAAASILLYAALVGSQTRSAWAASGLATVILLSRLPRSAQVYRRLALLGLAFAAITTIMTATQPDVSLGARARSAANPLDSSMQGKLWIWRHVLPMIRERPVLGWGFSAVAGHLPGIGAPDYHRVFGDASVLIDVAHNDILQVAVNMGLAGLAAYLWIWAVALGAARSAARRPASSLGAEAAGVFAGLAAYAVWLQFLWSHIGNANVFWVLTGIAVALSRLEAPALTEGEYVRGPE encoded by the coding sequence ATGGAACGGCAGACCTCGATCACGTCCGCTCTCGATGCCGGCGACCGCGCGCATCGCTCGCCGGCCGGCCGCGAATGCCGGCCGCCGGCGACAGGCGGCGCGCCCGCCGCGGCACCGTCGCAAGCGTTCGCCCGGCGCGCTCTGGTCATGGCGCTGGTGCTGTGCGCGGCCGGCGTGCCGATGCTGCCCACCAATCCGATGAAAGTCGCCGGCACGCTCCTCGCGGGGTGCGTGCTCCTGATCGGCGGATGCGTCGCCCTCCGCTCGGGCGAATCGCTTCGACGCTCGCCGCTCGATGCCCCGGTCGTGATTTTCGGTGCGCTGGCGGTGCTCGCAACCGTGCTGGGGGTACATCCGCGCGCGAGCTTCCTGCCCAGTCCCGCCCGCGGCGACGGTCTGCTCGACTACTTCGTCTTTCTGCCGATGGCGCTCGGCGCCGCGCGGCTGTCGGGCCTTGAGGTCCGCGAGGTCCTCGCCGTCCTGCTGGGCGCCGGAGCGCTCATCGGCGCGGCGGGCGCCGGTCAATTCTACGGCTTCGACGCCACGCGATGGATCGGGAACGCGCCCTTCGATTACGGGTTCCGCAGTTGGGGCACGCTCGCGAATCCGGACTTTCTCGGGGGCTATGCCGCGTTGGTGCTGCCGATCGGGCTCGCAATCGCGGCGGGCGCTCACGAACTCCACCGGCGGCGGTGGGCCGCGGCGGCCAGCATCTTACTCTATGCCGCGCTTGTCGGGTCGCAGACGCGGTCGGCGTGGGCGGCCTCCGGACTTGCCACCGTCATCCTGCTGTCCCGGCTCCCGCGGTCCGCGCAGGTGTACCGGCGGCTGGCGCTCCTCGGCCTTGCCTTTGCCGCGATCACGACGATCATGACGGCCACCCAGCCCGATGTCTCGCTCGGCGCCCGCGCGCGATCGGCGGCCAACCCCCTAGACAGCTCGATGCAGGGGAAACTGTGGATCTGGCGGCACGTCCTTCCGATGATTCGGGAGCGACCCGTCCTCGGCTGGGGATTCTCAGCCGTCGCCGGGCATCTTCCCGGGATCGGCGCGCCCGACTACCACCGCGTATTCGGCGACGCCAGCGTCCTGATCGACGTCGCCCACAACGACATCCTGCAAGTTGCGGTCAACATGGGACTCGCCGGGCTCGCGGCCTATCTGTGGATTTGGGCGGTCGCGCTGGGCGCGGCCCGCAGCGCGGCGCGCAGGCCGGCGTCTTCGCTCGGGGCAGAAGCGGCCGGGGTCTTCGCGGGTCTTGCCGCGTATGCCGTCTGGCTCCAGTTCCTGTGGAGCCATATCGGAAACGCCAATGTCTTTTGGGTATTGACCGGCATCGCAGTCGCGCTGAGCCGCCTGGAGGCGCCGGCCTTAACGGAGGGTGAATATGTACGCGGCCCTGAGTAA
- a CDS encoding DUF1292 domain-containing protein — protein sequence MGENEDVITLLDEEGVEHEFGIVDVLEVSDQRYAILQPLEAGEEPDTAVIFRMEGDSLVTIEDDAEFERVRAAFEAEGDSGDGEAGPSDANGAGEAAPNSSNGADLPPGDRDSSQSH from the coding sequence GTGGGCGAGAACGAGGACGTAATCACCCTACTGGACGAGGAAGGCGTCGAGCACGAGTTCGGCATCGTGGACGTCCTGGAAGTCAGCGATCAGCGTTACGCGATCCTCCAGCCGCTCGAAGCCGGCGAAGAGCCCGACACCGCCGTCATCTTCCGGATGGAAGGCGACTCGCTCGTCACGATCGAGGACGACGCGGAGTTCGAGCGCGTCCGCGCGGCCTTCGAAGCCGAGGGAGACAGCGGCGACGGCGAGGCCGGTCCGTCCGACGCGAACGGCGCCGGCGAGGCGGCGCCCAACTCCTCCAACGGCGCCGATCTGCCGCCGGGCGACCGCGACAGCAGTCAGTCCCACTGA
- the dapA gene encoding 4-hydroxy-tetrahydrodipicolinate synthase, which produces MAEFGRVITAMVTPMDKSLAVDYAKAASLAKRLVDHGSDGLVVCGTTGESPTLSDEEKIRMFRTVREAVRPQTAVIAGTGTYDTAHSIHLTKEAEQIGCDGVLLVNPYYNKPSQEGLYRHFRAIAESTRLPVMLYNIQGRTSVNCEPATIARLAEVPNIVAVKEASGSLDQMSQIRKLTPPSFRLYSGDDSLTLPLLAVGGYGIVSVASHIAGREIKEMILAFEAGDVRKAQTIHMRLWPLFKVLFITTNPTPVKAALAMTGFDAGGLRLPMVEVTAKEREQIAGVLKELAPTAVPA; this is translated from the coding sequence ATGGCGGAGTTTGGGCGTGTGATCACGGCGATGGTGACGCCGATGGATAAGTCCCTCGCGGTCGATTACGCGAAGGCGGCCTCCCTTGCGAAGCGCCTGGTCGATCACGGCTCGGACGGCCTCGTGGTCTGCGGGACGACGGGCGAGTCGCCGACGCTGAGCGATGAAGAGAAGATCCGGATGTTCCGTACGGTCCGCGAAGCCGTCCGCCCGCAGACGGCGGTGATCGCGGGGACCGGGACGTACGATACCGCACACAGCATCCATCTCACGAAGGAAGCGGAGCAGATCGGCTGTGATGGCGTCCTGCTCGTCAACCCCTACTACAACAAGCCGTCGCAGGAAGGGCTGTACCGGCACTTTCGCGCGATCGCCGAGAGCACGCGCCTGCCGGTGATGCTTTACAATATTCAGGGCCGGACGTCGGTCAACTGCGAGCCGGCCACGATTGCCCGTCTCGCCGAGGTCCCGAATATCGTCGCGGTCAAAGAGGCGAGCGGCAGCCTCGACCAGATGTCGCAGATCCGCAAGCTGACGCCGCCCTCGTTCAGGCTCTACAGCGGCGACGACAGCCTGACACTTCCGCTGCTCGCCGTTGGAGGCTACGGGATCGTGAGCGTCGCGTCGCACATCGCGGGGCGCGAGATCAAGGAGATGATCCTCGCGTTCGAGGCGGGCGACGTCCGGAAGGCGCAGACAATCCACATGAGGTTGTGGCCGCTGTTCAAGGTTTTGTTCATCACGACGAACCCGACGCCGGTGAAGGCCGCGCTCGCGATGACGGGCTTCGACGCGGGCGGTCTGCGTCTGCCGATGGTCGAAGTCACGGCGAAAGAGCGGGAGCAGATCGCGGGGGTGCTGAAGGAGCTGGCGCCGACCGCGGTGCCCGCGTAG
- the rpsO gene encoding 30S ribosomal protein S15 — translation MSPEPEGGTVVAVDEFRRHANDSGSPDVQIARLTERINHLSEHLRVHQKDFHSRRGLLKMVGQRRRLLTYLSTHDLARYRAIVEKLGLRR, via the coding sequence ATGAGCCCTGAGCCAGAGGGCGGTACCGTGGTCGCCGTGGACGAGTTCCGGCGGCACGCAAACGACAGCGGATCGCCGGACGTCCAGATCGCCAGACTGACCGAGCGGATCAACCATCTCAGCGAGCACCTGCGCGTCCATCAAAAAGACTTTCACTCCCGCAGGGGCCTGCTCAAAATGGTGGGGCAGCGGCGCCGGCTCCTGACGTACCTCAGCACCCACGACCTCGCGCGGTACCGCGCGATCGTGGAAAAGCTCGGGTTGCGACGCTAG
- a CDS encoding aspartate-semialdehyde dehydrogenase — translation MAGGYRVAVVGATGAVGREVLRILESRRFPVARLRTVATTRSAGQRIGPNVVEPIAPEVFDGVDVAIFDTPDEAAAEWVPVAAARGAWAIDNSAAFRMADGVPLVIPEVNAHALRRASRRIIANPNCTTATVAVPLAPLHRAAHLRRLIACSYQSASGAGQRGLDQLWAELKEAAATGRAPQAPRGEASPRHPLALNIIPAVGSLRGAHTSEEAKMQAELRKMLDAPDLVCGATCVRVPTLRAHGVAAHAEFAEPLSAVRARELLAGAPGVEVVDDPAAGDIPTAIAASDREPCYVGRIRTDAAGCLAFFAVTDNLWKGAALNTVQIAETLVRDGLLAGARA, via the coding sequence ATGGCAGGGGGCTATCGAGTAGCGGTCGTCGGCGCGACGGGCGCCGTCGGCCGCGAGGTGCTGCGGATCTTGGAGTCGCGGCGGTTTCCGGTCGCGCGGCTGCGGACCGTGGCGACGACGCGGTCGGCCGGGCAGCGCATCGGGCCGAACGTGGTCGAGCCGATCGCGCCGGAGGTCTTCGACGGCGTTGACGTCGCGATCTTCGACACGCCGGACGAGGCGGCCGCGGAGTGGGTGCCCGTCGCCGCGGCGCGAGGCGCCTGGGCGATCGACAACTCCGCCGCGTTCCGGATGGCCGACGGCGTCCCGCTGGTGATTCCGGAAGTTAACGCACACGCGCTCCGGCGCGCGTCACGGCGGATCATCGCCAATCCGAACTGCACGACGGCGACGGTGGCGGTGCCGCTCGCGCCGCTCCACCGGGCGGCGCATCTCAGGCGGTTGATCGCGTGTTCGTATCAGTCCGCATCCGGCGCCGGCCAGCGCGGGCTCGACCAGTTGTGGGCGGAGTTGAAGGAAGCCGCCGCGACGGGCCGCGCCCCGCAGGCGCCCCGCGGCGAAGCATCGCCCAGGCATCCGCTGGCGCTCAACATCATCCCGGCCGTCGGCTCGCTGCGCGGCGCGCACACGAGCGAAGAGGCGAAAATGCAGGCCGAGCTTCGCAAGATGCTCGACGCACCCGACCTCGTCTGCGGCGCCACCTGCGTCCGCGTCCCGACGCTGCGGGCGCACGGCGTCGCCGCGCACGCCGAGTTCGCCGAGCCGCTGTCTGCGGTGCGGGCCCGTGAGTTGCTGGCCGGCGCTCCGGGCGTGGAGGTGGTCGACGATCCGGCCGCGGGCGACATTCCGACCGCGATCGCGGCGTCGGACCGCGAGCCCTGCTATGTCGGGCGCATCCGCACCGACGCCGCGGGTTGTCTCGCGTTCTTCGCGGTGACCGACAATCTGTGGAAGGGCGCCGCGCTCAACACCGTGCAGATCGCGGAAACACTCGTACGCGATGGGCTGCTCGCGGGCGCCCGCGCGTAG
- a CDS encoding Xaa-Pro peptidase family protein, which translates to MITAAADHLTRTRMYLTGVQADALLVGRPENRRYVTGFTGSAGLVVVTSSEAILAVDFRYYEQAEAQAPGCRVIRGGADPAKALAEAVKAQAPARIGFESEFMPYAQVERLRERFAPSELVPLADVDRIRWIKDGAEIAAIARAGEIADAAFEHLLNALRPGMTERDAALELEIAMRRAGAERLAFDTVLASGPRGALPHGRATDRVMRRGEFVTVDFGAVYDGYVSDCTRTVALGPVDGRQREVYDVVLAAQRRGLEAVCAGVACRDVDAAARAVIAAAGFGEAFGHSLGHGIGLDVHEGPPVSPRADAVLQAGMVVTIEPGIYLPGWGGVRIEDAVVVEDRAPRVLTRLSKELISLPV; encoded by the coding sequence GTGATTACGGCCGCCGCGGACCACCTGACGCGGACGCGGATGTACCTCACCGGGGTCCAGGCGGACGCGTTGCTCGTCGGGCGGCCGGAAAACCGGCGCTACGTCACCGGTTTCACCGGATCCGCGGGGCTCGTCGTGGTCACGTCGTCGGAGGCGATCCTCGCCGTCGACTTTCGCTACTACGAGCAGGCGGAGGCGCAGGCGCCGGGGTGCCGGGTCATTCGCGGCGGGGCCGATCCCGCGAAGGCGCTCGCCGAAGCGGTCAAGGCGCAGGCGCCGGCGCGCATCGGGTTCGAATCCGAGTTCATGCCGTACGCCCAGGTCGAGCGGCTGCGCGAGCGTTTCGCCCCCTCGGAGCTCGTGCCGCTCGCCGACGTGGACCGCATCCGCTGGATCAAGGACGGCGCCGAGATCGCCGCGATCGCGCGGGCCGGCGAGATCGCCGACGCGGCCTTTGAGCATCTGCTGAACGCGCTCCGGCCCGGAATGACGGAGCGTGACGCCGCGCTCGAACTCGAGATCGCGATGCGGCGGGCCGGAGCGGAGCGGCTGGCGTTCGACACCGTGCTTGCCAGCGGCCCGCGGGGCGCGCTGCCGCACGGCCGCGCCACCGACCGCGTCATGCGGCGCGGCGAGTTCGTGACGGTCGACTTCGGCGCGGTGTACGATGGTTACGTGTCGGACTGCACCCGCACCGTGGCGCTCGGCCCGGTCGACGGCCGGCAGCGCGAGGTCTACGACGTGGTGCTCGCCGCGCAGCGGCGCGGGCTCGAGGCGGTCTGCGCGGGCGTGGCGTGCCGTGACGTCGACGCCGCCGCGCGCGCCGTGATCGCCGCCGCCGGTTTCGGCGAGGCATTCGGCCACTCGCTGGGACACGGCATCGGTCTCGACGTGCACGAGGGTCCGCCGGTGTCGCCGCGCGCCGATGCCGTGCTGCAGGCGGGGATGGTCGTCACGATCGAGCCCGGCATCTATCTGCCGGGGTGGGGCGGTGTGCGGATCGAGGACGCGGTGGTGGTGGAAGACCGGGCGCCGCGGGTCCTGACGCGCCTCTCGAAGGAATTGATTTCGCTGCCGGTCTGA
- a CDS encoding polyribonucleotide nucleotidyltransferase, translated as MATEVTDVRTGRVSLEVGGKTVSIETGKLARQADGAVVVRCGDSMVLVTATMSSAPREGIDFFPLTCDYEEKMFAAGKIPGGFFKREGRPGERATLTARLMDRPLRPLFPKGFRNDVQVVATVLSTDMENTPDILAVVGAGAALAISRIPWAGPIAAVRVGLIDGQLVVNPPLPAIDEKTTDLDLVVAGTADAITMVEAGAREVPEARLLEAFDLAHTEIRRIIEAINDLVRQAGHPKMEPALAAPPKEIVDAVRAAAGPRLAEALRSADKHAREQAVAEVAGDVQEALAAQFQSQHKAIGEALDALTKNEVRRMILDEGVRTDGRTTVQIRPLSAEVGLLPRAHGSGLFRRGQTQVLTAVTLGTGQDEQIIDDLSTRERKRYMHHYDFPPYSVGEARPMRSPGRREIGHGALAERALEPVLPPEEAWPYSMRLVSTVLESNGSTSMASVCGSTLSLMDAGVPIRKPVGGISMGLITGPEGDRRTAVLTDIQGIEDAMGDMDFKVAGTRDGVTALQLDIKIQGLSREIIERAFAQARDARLQILDVIERTIPKPRADLSPYAPRITTIMINPERIREVIGPGGKIINKITAETGVKIDIEQDGRVLIASANGEAAARAQRMIEDIVREAKPGEVYKGRVTRLMNFGAFVEIFPGKEGLVHISELSHDRVARVEDAVKVGDEIEVKVKEIDNLGRVNLSRRALLPRPEGQSGEGGENEEMHAERSGTDRRGGYDRGDRGGRDHDRRGGRRHSGPRHDGPRHDRKPSDGGAPGGS; from the coding sequence ATGGCAACGGAAGTGACCGACGTACGAACCGGCCGGGTATCGTTGGAGGTCGGGGGCAAGACCGTATCGATTGAGACCGGGAAACTCGCGCGCCAGGCCGACGGCGCGGTCGTCGTCCGGTGCGGCGACTCGATGGTGCTTGTCACCGCTACGATGTCGTCCGCGCCCCGAGAAGGGATCGATTTCTTCCCCCTGACCTGCGACTACGAAGAGAAGATGTTCGCCGCCGGGAAAATCCCCGGCGGTTTCTTCAAGCGCGAGGGCCGTCCGGGCGAGCGCGCCACGCTGACGGCGCGGCTCATGGACCGTCCGCTGCGGCCGCTGTTTCCGAAGGGCTTCCGCAACGACGTGCAGGTCGTCGCCACGGTGCTCAGCACCGACATGGAGAACACGCCCGACATTCTCGCCGTCGTCGGCGCGGGCGCGGCGCTCGCGATCTCGCGCATCCCGTGGGCCGGTCCAATCGCGGCGGTCCGCGTGGGCCTGATCGACGGGCAACTTGTCGTGAACCCGCCGCTCCCGGCGATCGACGAGAAGACGACCGACCTCGATCTCGTGGTCGCCGGCACCGCCGACGCGATCACCATGGTCGAGGCGGGCGCCCGCGAGGTCCCGGAGGCGCGGCTCCTCGAGGCGTTCGACCTCGCACACACGGAGATCCGCCGGATCATCGAGGCGATCAACGACCTGGTCCGCCAGGCCGGGCACCCGAAGATGGAGCCCGCGCTCGCGGCGCCCCCGAAGGAGATCGTGGACGCGGTGCGCGCCGCCGCCGGACCGCGCCTCGCCGAGGCGCTGCGGTCGGCGGACAAGCACGCGCGCGAGCAGGCCGTCGCCGAGGTCGCGGGAGACGTGCAGGAGGCGCTGGCCGCACAGTTCCAGAGTCAGCACAAGGCAATCGGCGAAGCGCTTGACGCGCTGACCAAGAACGAAGTCCGTCGCATGATCCTCGACGAGGGCGTGCGCACCGATGGCCGGACGACGGTCCAGATCCGTCCGCTGTCCGCGGAGGTCGGCCTGCTGCCGCGCGCGCACGGATCGGGGCTCTTCCGGCGCGGCCAGACCCAGGTCCTGACCGCGGTGACGCTGGGGACCGGGCAGGACGAGCAGATCATCGATGACCTCAGTACCCGCGAGCGGAAGCGCTACATGCACCACTACGATTTCCCGCCGTACAGCGTTGGCGAGGCGCGGCCGATGCGCTCGCCGGGCCGCCGCGAGATCGGCCACGGCGCGCTCGCCGAGCGCGCGCTCGAACCCGTGCTGCCGCCGGAGGAAGCCTGGCCGTACTCGATGCGGCTCGTGTCCACCGTGCTGGAGAGCAACGGTTCCACGTCGATGGCGTCGGTCTGCGGCAGCACGCTGTCTCTGATGGACGCCGGCGTGCCGATCCGCAAGCCGGTGGGCGGCATCTCGATGGGCCTCATCACCGGGCCGGAAGGCGATCGGCGGACGGCCGTGCTGACGGACATCCAGGGCATCGAAGACGCGATGGGCGACATGGACTTCAAGGTCGCCGGCACCCGCGACGGCGTCACCGCGCTGCAGCTCGACATCAAAATCCAAGGGCTCAGCCGCGAGATCATTGAGCGCGCGTTCGCGCAGGCACGCGACGCCCGGCTGCAGATCCTCGACGTCATCGAGCGGACGATTCCGAAGCCGCGCGCGGATCTCTCGCCCTACGCGCCGCGGATCACGACGATCATGATCAACCCGGAGCGGATTCGCGAAGTGATCGGTCCCGGCGGCAAGATCATCAACAAGATCACGGCCGAGACCGGCGTCAAGATCGACATCGAGCAGGACGGCCGCGTGCTGATCGCGTCGGCGAACGGCGAGGCGGCCGCCCGCGCGCAGCGCATGATCGAGGACATCGTGCGCGAGGCCAAGCCGGGCGAAGTGTACAAGGGCCGCGTGACGCGCCTCATGAACTTCGGCGCGTTTGTCGAGATCTTCCCGGGCAAGGAAGGCCTGGTGCACATCTCCGAGCTGTCGCACGACCGGGTGGCGCGCGTCGAGGACGCGGTCAAGGTTGGCGACGAGATCGAAGTGAAGGTCAAGGAGATCGACAACCTCGGCCGGGTGAACCTCTCCCGCCGCGCGCTGCTGCCGCGCCCGGAGGGCCAGTCCGGCGAAGGCGGGGAGAACGAGGAGATGCACGCGGAGCGGTCCGGCACGGACCGGCGCGGCGGATACGACCGCGGCGACCGGGGCGGGCGGGATCACGACCGGCGGGGCGGGCGGCGCCACAGCGGGCCACGGCACGACGGCCCGCGCCACGACCGAAAGCCGTCCGACGGCGGCGCGCCGGGAGGATCGTGA
- the dapB gene encoding 4-hydroxy-tetrahydrodipicolinate reductase — protein sequence MAMHRVVVAGAAGRMGRAAVRTIARRDDMTLVGALGRTSALGQDAGVVAGAGAIGVQVGADLGQIFLTARPTVLVDFSHGDAAAAHAEVALDHHVPSIIGATGLSADALALLAARAAAEETGVLLAPNFAVGALLMMEFAGRAARFFPHVEITELHHDRKRDAPSGTAARTARLVAAARGPAPAPAVRETEQVPGARGGVIEGIHVHSVRLPGLVAHQEVLFGGAGQTLSIRHDSVSEDCFMPGVVLAIQKAGTLRTFVEGLEHLLDL from the coding sequence ATGGCGATGCATAGGGTCGTCGTGGCGGGCGCGGCGGGGCGGATGGGACGGGCCGCGGTGCGGACGATCGCGCGGCGGGACGACATGACGCTTGTCGGCGCGCTTGGGCGGACGAGCGCGCTCGGGCAGGATGCCGGCGTCGTCGCCGGCGCGGGCGCGATCGGCGTGCAGGTCGGCGCGGATCTCGGCCAGATCTTCCTCACCGCGCGGCCGACGGTGCTCGTCGACTTCAGCCACGGCGACGCGGCGGCCGCGCACGCCGAGGTCGCGCTGGACCACCACGTGCCGTCGATCATCGGTGCGACGGGCCTGTCGGCGGACGCTCTCGCGCTGCTTGCGGCGCGCGCCGCGGCGGAGGAGACCGGGGTGCTGCTCGCGCCGAACTTCGCGGTCGGGGCGCTCTTGATGATGGAGTTCGCGGGGCGGGCGGCCCGCTTCTTCCCGCACGTCGAGATCACGGAGCTTCACCACGATCGAAAGCGGGACGCGCCGTCGGGGACGGCGGCGCGGACGGCGCGCCTGGTGGCGGCGGCGCGGGGTCCGGCGCCCGCGCCGGCGGTCCGGGAGACCGAGCAGGTCCCGGGCGCCCGCGGCGGGGTGATCGAGGGAATCCACGTGCACAGCGTCCGGCTGCCCGGCCTGGTCGCCCACCAAGAGGTGCTCTTCGGGGGCGCCGGGCAGACGCTCTCGATTCGGCACGACTCCGTGAGCGAGGACTGTTTCATGCCCGGGGTGGTGCTGGCGATCCAAAAGGCGGGGACCCTCCGGACCTTCGTGGAGGGCCTCGAGCATCTGCTTGATCTCTGA
- a CDS encoding YqeG family HAD IIIA-type phosphatase has protein sequence MGRWLRPDAEADSIYAIDPTALRARGIRGVILDLDNTIVPWGAWDVPQALGPWIAAARAVGLRLCIVSNNIGSRVARLAAALDLPIVPATLMAWKPRRGPLRRAIEIMSTSPETTALVGDQRLTDILGGNRLGLYTILVHPLTDRGFVLTRFTRLAERLIAARMRKRA, from the coding sequence GTGGGGCGGTGGCTGCGGCCGGACGCCGAGGCCGATTCGATCTACGCGATTGACCCCACCGCGCTGCGCGCCCGCGGTATCCGCGGCGTGATCCTCGATCTCGACAACACCATCGTGCCGTGGGGCGCGTGGGACGTGCCCCAGGCGCTCGGTCCCTGGATCGCGGCGGCGCGAGCCGTCGGGCTGCGCCTGTGCATCGTGAGCAATAACATCGGCAGCCGGGTCGCGCGTCTTGCCGCCGCCCTGGACCTTCCGATCGTGCCCGCCACCTTGATGGCGTGGAAGCCGCGTCGCGGACCGCTGCGTCGGGCGATCGAGATTATGAGCACCTCACCGGAGACGACGGCGCTCGTCGGCGATCAACGGCTCACGGATATCCTGGGCGGCAACCGGCTCGGCCTCTATACCATTCTCGTGCATCCGCTGACCGACCGCGGCTTCGTGTTGACCCGCTTCACGCGCTTGGCGGAGCGGCTGATCGCCGCCCGCATGCGGAAGCGCGCGTGA
- a CDS encoding pitrilysin family protein, translated as MAVDGALYRRAVLPNGLVVVTEPMANVRTVSLGVWVDAGSRYEDPRTMGVSHFIEHALFKGTTSRTALAIAQEMDALGGHLNAFTDREHTCFYLRVLSDHLDAALGVLADMVLHPALEPAAMDRERQVILEEIASYEDAPDDLVHDVFAAALWPGHPLGWPVAGSAASVGGLGPSELRAFMEARYRPGVSLVAAAGQLDHDEVVGRVGRALGAWNGAARPAALTVPAARRAAAFRTKDVEQVHLCLGAPGLPQNHPDRYVMAVLETALGGGMSSRLFQEIREERGLAYSISAYHAAYRDTGAFVVYAGTSPGTCVDVVRLTVRILAEARRGLPLDDVARAKESLKGGLMLDLETPGSRMSKLARSEQYFGRQFTLDEILAAVDGVTETDVRRVAGTVLDPAAFTFAAVGPFDQYRELTKALEGAVQDGDA; from the coding sequence ATGGCGGTCGACGGAGCGCTGTACCGCCGCGCCGTGCTGCCGAACGGCCTCGTCGTTGTGACGGAGCCGATGGCCAACGTGCGCACGGTCTCGCTCGGCGTCTGGGTCGACGCGGGGTCCCGCTACGAGGATCCGCGCACGATGGGCGTGTCGCACTTCATCGAGCACGCGCTGTTCAAGGGCACGACGAGCCGCACGGCGCTGGCGATCGCGCAGGAGATGGACGCGCTCGGCGGGCACCTCAACGCGTTCACCGACCGCGAGCACACGTGCTTCTACCTCCGCGTGCTCAGCGACCACCTCGATGCGGCGCTCGGCGTGCTCGCCGACATGGTGCTGCACCCCGCGCTCGAGCCCGCGGCGATGGACCGGGAGCGACAGGTGATCCTCGAGGAGATCGCGAGCTACGAGGACGCGCCAGACGATCTCGTGCACGACGTTTTCGCGGCCGCGCTGTGGCCGGGCCATCCGCTCGGGTGGCCGGTCGCGGGGAGTGCGGCGAGCGTCGGCGGTCTGGGCCCGTCCGAGCTGCGGGCGTTCATGGAGGCGCGGTACCGGCCGGGCGTGTCGCTCGTCGCCGCGGCCGGTCAGCTGGACCACGACGAGGTCGTCGGTCGTGTCGGCCGCGCGCTCGGCGCCTGGAACGGCGCGGCCCGTCCGGCCGCGCTCACCGTGCCGGCCGCCCGGCGGGCGGCCGCGTTCCGGACCAAGGACGTCGAGCAGGTCCACCTGTGTCTCGGCGCGCCGGGCCTGCCGCAGAACCACCCCGACCGCTACGTCATGGCGGTGCTGGAGACGGCGCTCGGCGGCGGCATGAGCAGCCGGCTCTTCCAGGAGATCCGCGAGGAGCGGGGTCTCGCCTACTCCATCTCCGCCTATCACGCCGCCTATCGCGACACCGGCGCCTTCGTGGTCTACGCGGGCACGAGCCCGGGGACGTGCGTGGACGTGGTCCGGCTCACCGTCCGGATCCTCGCCGAGGCGCGCCGGGGGCTTCCGTTAGACGACGTCGCCCGCGCGAAGGAATCGCTCAAGGGCGGCCTGATGCTGGACCTCGAGACGCCGGGGAGCCGGATGTCCAAGCTCGCGCGGTCGGAGCAGTACTTCGGCCGCCAGTTTACGCTCGACGAGATCCTCGCCGCCGTGGACGGAGTGACGGAGACGGACGTGCGCCGCGTCGCCGGCACCGTTCTCGACCCGGCGGCGTTCACGTTTGCGGCAGTCGGGCCGTTCGACCAGTACCGAGAGTTGACAAAAGCCCTCGAGGGAGCGGTGCAGGATGGCGATGCATAG
- the efp gene encoding elongation factor P, which produces MISSNDFRPGVHVLLDGDLYAIVESQHVKVGRGPAYVKAKVRNTKTGSITERTFRAGERVPLVYLEKRTMQYLYSTGDEYVVMDKNSYEQLTLGRGLFGDAVRFLRENLDVTVVFHGDTPIAAELPNSVDLKIVETAPGVRGDTVSGGNKPATLETGAVVNVPLFVETGETIRVDTRTGSYVERVR; this is translated from the coding sequence GTGATCTCCTCGAACGACTTTCGCCCCGGCGTGCACGTCCTGCTCGACGGCGACCTCTATGCGATCGTTGAATCCCAGCACGTCAAGGTCGGCCGCGGGCCGGCGTACGTGAAGGCGAAGGTTCGCAACACCAAGACCGGGTCGATTACCGAACGCACGTTCAGGGCGGGCGAGCGCGTGCCGCTCGTCTATCTCGAAAAGCGCACCATGCAGTACCTCTACAGTACGGGCGACGAGTACGTCGTGATGGACAAGAACAGCTACGAGCAGTTGACCCTGGGCCGCGGACTCTTCGGGGATGCGGTGCGGTTCCTCCGGGAGAACCTCGATGTGACGGTCGTCTTCCACGGCGACACGCCGATCGCGGCGGAATTGCCCAACTCCGTCGACCTCAAGATCGTGGAAACTGCCCCCGGGGTACGCGGCGACACCGTAAGCGGCGGGAACAAGCCGGCGACGCTTGAGACCGGCGCGGTGGTGAACGTGCCGCTCTTCGTCGAGACCGGCGAGACGATCCGCGTCGACACCCGCACCGGGAGCTACGTCGAGCGGGTGCGGTAG